Proteins from one Rhizobium bangladeshense genomic window:
- a CDS encoding DeoR/GlpR family DNA-binding transcription regulator, with product MTQKINQGDELLDQLTSDSRQTRQVARRRMIAEAVMSEGSMRIEDLTDRFGISLMTAHRDVDELVSRGLFRKTRGIVTAAATNLIESSDVYRSSRQSAEKKAIAEAAMQFVEPGQAIFFDDSTTVLQMAPHLSSKVPITAITNSLTLMNALTGMHDVTLLALGGQYYNWCNAFMGRMTINEIRALRADVFFISMSAINEGIVLHQSPETVDTKRAMFDCSVKRILLADHTKFDRRALHSFAALDEFDVVIVDDRTPSVQIDRMRSKDINVVVARTGSGRV from the coding sequence GTGACACAGAAGATTAATCAGGGCGATGAACTGTTGGATCAGCTGACCAGCGACAGCCGCCAGACGCGCCAGGTTGCGCGGCGGCGGATGATTGCCGAGGCCGTCATGAGCGAAGGCTCGATGCGCATAGAAGATCTGACTGACCGCTTTGGTATCAGCCTGATGACGGCCCATCGCGACGTGGATGAACTCGTCAGCCGCGGCCTCTTCAGGAAGACACGCGGCATTGTCACGGCGGCAGCCACAAATCTGATCGAGTCCAGTGACGTCTACCGCTCCAGTCGGCAATCGGCAGAGAAAAAGGCGATCGCCGAGGCTGCCATGCAATTCGTTGAACCTGGACAGGCAATCTTCTTCGACGATTCTACGACCGTCCTGCAGATGGCCCCGCATCTCTCGTCAAAAGTGCCGATCACCGCCATTACCAATTCGCTGACGCTGATGAATGCGCTGACCGGCATGCACGATGTTACGCTGCTTGCGCTTGGTGGGCAATATTACAACTGGTGTAACGCCTTCATGGGCCGCATGACGATCAATGAGATCAGGGCGTTGAGGGCTGATGTCTTCTTCATTTCGATGTCCGCCATCAATGAAGGAATCGTGCTTCACCAGTCGCCCGAGACCGTCGACACCAAACGCGCCATGTTCGACTGCTCCGTCAAGCGGATCCTGCTTGCCGATCATACTAAATTCGACCGACGCGCACTCCATAGCTTCGCTGCACTCGATGAATTCGACGTCGTCATCGTCGACGACAGGACGCCTTCCGTCCAGATCGACCGCATGCGGTCAAAAGATATCAACGTCGTCGTTGCCAGGACCGGCAGCGGACGCGTGTAA
- a CDS encoding LacI family DNA-binding transcriptional regulator, with protein MGSRGRITLQTIAQEVGLSKYAVSRSLAGKSGVSEETRALIRATAERLGYTRPAGQSQSNDIAVVFHDLDAVNSELYMQIQNGVQREAHRLGMALRIRWTHSAGQLEELARSCAGLLLVGPHDREALTAATATGIPVVRFGWVDPLEQADQITGTDHEAGQAVLQYLIGLGHRSIVYVSGTPGFRGRRERYYGAREIAERHEGVSLQVLEFDEQNGFSATFRDLKEKGVHPTAFFCAHDGLALTVVSELLGQGYRIPDDVSVIGFGDFSPATQISPSLTTVKMEGQEAGAVGLRLLLERIENPRLPGMPARRVMIASRIVERRSAGPCAYRAEPSRTMLAKP; from the coding sequence GTGGGAAGCAGAGGGCGAATTACCTTACAGACGATCGCGCAGGAGGTCGGCCTGTCCAAATATGCCGTCTCACGTTCGCTCGCGGGCAAGAGCGGCGTGAGCGAGGAAACGCGCGCGCTCATTCGCGCAACGGCAGAGCGGCTGGGCTACACGCGTCCAGCCGGCCAGTCTCAGTCAAACGATATCGCCGTCGTGTTTCACGATCTCGATGCCGTCAACAGCGAGCTTTACATGCAGATCCAGAATGGCGTGCAGCGTGAGGCGCACAGACTGGGGATGGCGTTGCGCATTCGCTGGACGCATAGCGCCGGTCAACTCGAGGAATTGGCGCGCTCATGCGCGGGCTTGTTGCTTGTTGGCCCGCATGATCGCGAGGCGCTGACGGCGGCTACGGCGACCGGCATCCCCGTCGTGCGGTTCGGATGGGTCGACCCGCTGGAACAGGCCGATCAGATCACCGGCACCGACCACGAAGCGGGTCAGGCGGTGCTTCAATATCTGATCGGCCTCGGGCATCGCTCGATCGTCTATGTCAGTGGCACGCCCGGCTTCCGCGGCAGGCGTGAACGGTATTATGGGGCGCGTGAGATCGCCGAGCGCCACGAGGGTGTCTCGTTGCAGGTATTGGAGTTCGACGAGCAGAACGGCTTCAGCGCGACCTTCCGGGACTTAAAGGAAAAGGGGGTTCATCCCACGGCCTTTTTCTGCGCCCATGACGGTTTGGCGCTGACGGTCGTTTCCGAGTTGCTGGGGCAGGGATACCGAATTCCCGACGATGTTTCTGTCATCGGCTTCGGCGACTTTTCACCGGCGACCCAGATTTCGCCGTCGCTGACGACGGTGAAGATGGAAGGGCAGGAGGCCGGCGCCGTCGGCCTGCGCCTGCTTCTCGAACGTATAGAAAATCCAAGACTGCCCGGAATGCCCGCTCGCCGGGTGATGATTGCCTCGCGCATTGTCGAACGCCGTTCAGCTGGTCCTTGCGCATACCGCGCCGAACCTTCTAGAACGATGCTGGCGAAGCCCTAG
- a CDS encoding FGGY-family carbohydrate kinase: protein MPSLLGIDSGLTVTKAVVFDVDGTAISVARRRVSQRIPKPRFVERDMHELWSATAEAIREAIALSGRPASDIQAVAATAHGDGIYLVDGGLRPLGNGIVSLDSRAGDIVDLWTTNGVAEKAITLTGQAPHVSAPSALLAFIHDHEPERFSHIGHIMSCKDWLRFCLTGSAGTDRTEASTSFVDVETQGYSEEALHLFGLDALSDALLPAARSDEIVGRVTAKAARLTGLVEGTPVAAGLHDVVASALGAGGYAEGVVAIVAGTYSINETLTSKARVDRRWFCRNAIAPGIWNAMSISPASSANYEWFIEKLCAADRTRCEAEGVTIHALLASEIDAALARPSPLLFHPYLYGSPYGASASGSFFGLGGWHDRGDMLRAVLEGIAFNHRIHVDALREGFAFTEARLSGGISRNPAVVQMFADVLAMPVTVTGTDEAAAWGAALCAGVGAGIYHDLQSASNRREPGGTCRPDPGRSSDYEKRYRLFVEIAETMKPLWPKIAGLADESAAHPAQ, encoded by the coding sequence ATGCCGAGTCTTCTCGGGATCGATAGCGGACTGACCGTCACGAAGGCCGTCGTCTTCGATGTTGACGGTACGGCCATCTCCGTAGCAAGGCGGCGCGTGAGCCAGCGCATCCCGAAGCCCCGTTTCGTGGAGCGGGACATGCACGAATTGTGGAGCGCAACGGCCGAAGCGATCCGGGAAGCGATTGCTCTCAGCGGCAGGCCCGCAAGCGATATTCAGGCCGTGGCGGCAACAGCCCATGGCGACGGGATCTACCTCGTTGATGGAGGCTTGCGGCCACTTGGCAACGGTATCGTATCGCTCGACAGCCGCGCCGGCGATATCGTTGATCTGTGGACGACAAACGGGGTTGCAGAGAAGGCAATCACGCTTACCGGCCAGGCTCCGCATGTCTCCGCGCCCTCGGCGCTTCTCGCCTTTATACATGACCATGAGCCGGAGCGCTTTTCGCACATCGGCCACATCATGAGTTGCAAGGATTGGCTGCGTTTTTGCCTTACCGGCTCTGCCGGTACGGACCGTACCGAAGCCAGTACGTCCTTTGTCGATGTTGAGACGCAAGGTTACAGTGAGGAAGCTCTCCACCTCTTCGGCCTGGATGCCTTGTCCGACGCGCTGCTGCCGGCAGCGCGCTCCGACGAGATCGTCGGGCGGGTGACGGCCAAGGCGGCGCGTCTAACCGGACTTGTCGAGGGTACGCCCGTAGCTGCCGGGCTTCACGATGTCGTAGCCTCTGCTCTTGGTGCGGGTGGTTATGCCGAGGGCGTGGTTGCGATTGTCGCCGGAACCTATTCGATCAATGAGACACTGACATCAAAAGCACGCGTCGACCGGCGCTGGTTCTGCCGCAACGCCATTGCGCCGGGTATCTGGAACGCAATGTCAATTTCACCGGCTTCCAGCGCCAATTACGAATGGTTCATCGAAAAGCTCTGTGCCGCCGATCGGACCCGCTGCGAGGCCGAGGGCGTAACGATTCACGCGCTTCTGGCTTCGGAGATCGACGCAGCTTTGGCACGGCCCTCACCCCTCCTCTTCCATCCCTATCTCTACGGCTCACCCTACGGCGCATCGGCAAGCGGGAGCTTCTTCGGGCTCGGCGGCTGGCATGATCGCGGCGACATGTTGCGCGCTGTGCTCGAGGGCATCGCCTTCAATCACCGCATTCATGTCGATGCATTGCGCGAAGGTTTCGCCTTCACCGAAGCAAGGCTTTCAGGCGGCATCTCGCGCAACCCTGCCGTGGTACAGATGTTTGCCGACGTGCTTGCCATGCCGGTGACGGTGACCGGCACCGATGAGGCGGCCGCCTGGGGTGCCGCGCTTTGCGCGGGCGTTGGGGCGGGCATCTATCATGACCTCCAGAGCGCATCGAACAGGCGGGAGCCCGGTGGAACCTGCCGGCCGGATCCTGGTCGCAGCAGCGACTATGAAAAGCGCTACCGGCTGTTCGTCGAGATTGCCGAAACAATGAAGCCACTCTGGCCTAAGATCGCCGGCCTTGCGGACGAAAGCGCGGCCCATCCCGCACAGTAG
- a CDS encoding glycerol-3-phosphate dehydrogenase/oxidase, translated as MNSPLQASQTTGATNIDVLILGAGINGAGLFRELALQGVGCMIIDKADFGSGTSAAPSRLIHGGLKYLETGEFGLVAQSTLERNLLLQNAPHCVEALPTFIPIFSWTRGIWAALRTLAGSKTAPRSRGALLIKIGLSLYDYFGSRDRVMPHHRFLLKGKARQKIRHITPAIVAGGIYYDAKISRPERLVYELVRDGLDSNPLCAAETFTEMTSARDGCLRFRKHHGTEFAVRPRLVVNAAGPWIDHVNERLGAPSHLIGGTKGSHILIDHPELVRSLNGHMIYFEADDGRICLVYGYLGLALVGSTDIPSSDPENVRCEEPEIDYFLQSLRSILPGLRFDRDQIVYTYSGIRPLPASDGTAPGLISRDHSAPVIEPDESRPFAIMSLVGGKWTTFRGFAEEVADVVLSRLQHTRKQSTRYLPIGGGKAYPVDANAKRILIDRIAKSAGITDARAQELVDRYGTTAEAVATFRSDYSDERRISGSQTYSFREFDWIARKELVVHLADIVMRRSTIAIEGRLTEEGLKDIAEVAAKPLGWDGPRVKREIDEVISLLATFHHQTIKAETVEIECHER; from the coding sequence ATGAACTCCCCGCTCCAAGCCAGCCAGACGACCGGCGCGACAAACATCGACGTCCTCATCCTCGGCGCAGGCATCAACGGGGCCGGCTTGTTCCGCGAGCTTGCGCTGCAAGGCGTCGGCTGCATGATCATCGACAAAGCGGACTTCGGATCTGGAACCAGTGCCGCACCGTCGCGCCTCATCCATGGCGGATTGAAATATCTTGAAACGGGCGAATTCGGGCTCGTCGCCCAATCGACTCTTGAGCGCAATCTGCTTTTGCAAAATGCGCCGCATTGCGTCGAGGCGTTGCCCACATTCATCCCGATCTTTTCCTGGACGCGTGGCATCTGGGCGGCATTGAGGACGCTCGCAGGTTCCAAGACAGCACCGCGCAGCCGCGGCGCCCTGCTCATCAAGATCGGCCTTTCGCTCTATGATTACTTCGGCTCGCGCGACCGTGTCATGCCGCACCACCGGTTCCTTCTAAAAGGCAAGGCGCGGCAGAAAATCCGCCATATTACGCCGGCAATCGTTGCAGGCGGCATCTATTATGATGCCAAGATCAGCCGGCCCGAACGCCTCGTCTATGAACTTGTCAGGGATGGCCTGGATTCAAACCCTCTCTGTGCGGCGGAAACCTTCACGGAAATGACGAGCGCCCGTGACGGGTGCCTGCGTTTTCGAAAGCACCATGGAACGGAATTTGCGGTTCGACCAAGGCTCGTCGTCAATGCCGCCGGCCCGTGGATCGATCATGTCAACGAACGCCTCGGCGCGCCCTCGCATCTGATCGGTGGCACAAAGGGTTCTCATATCCTCATCGATCATCCGGAACTGGTGCGCAGCCTCAACGGCCATATGATCTATTTCGAAGCCGATGACGGCCGCATCTGCCTGGTTTACGGCTATCTAGGACTGGCACTCGTGGGCTCGACAGATATCCCGAGCAGCGATCCCGAAAATGTGCGTTGTGAGGAGCCGGAAATAGATTACTTCCTGCAGAGTCTCCGTTCGATACTTCCGGGATTGCGCTTCGATCGCGACCAGATTGTCTATACCTATAGCGGCATCCGCCCGCTTCCTGCATCTGACGGGACTGCACCCGGCCTGATCAGCCGCGATCATTCCGCCCCGGTCATCGAGCCAGACGAATCGCGGCCATTTGCCATCATGTCGCTCGTTGGCGGCAAGTGGACGACATTCCGCGGCTTTGCCGAGGAAGTTGCGGACGTGGTGCTCTCACGGCTGCAGCATACACGCAAACAGTCGACCCGCTATCTTCCGATCGGCGGCGGAAAAGCCTATCCGGTGGACGCAAACGCGAAACGCATCCTCATCGACCGCATCGCGAAGTCCGCTGGCATCACCGACGCGCGAGCGCAGGAACTGGTCGATCGCTACGGGACAACGGCCGAAGCGGTGGCGACATTCAGATCGGACTATTCGGATGAACGCAGGATCTCAGGATCGCAGACCTATAGTTTCCGCGAATTTGACTGGATCGCCCGCAAGGAGCTGGTGGTCCACCTTGCAGATATCGTCATGAGGCGCTCGACGATTGCGATCGAGGGACGGCTGACTGAGGAGGGCCTCAAGGACATTGCCGAAGTTGCCGCGAAGCCCCTCGGATGGGACGGGCCGCGTGTCAAGCGCGAGATCGACGAGGTTATTTCCCTTCTGGCTACCTTTCACCATCAGACAATCAAAGCCGAGACGGTGGAGATCGAGTGTCACGAAAGATAA
- a CDS encoding family 10 glycosylhydrolase produces the protein MLDARRQNSDTLRTPDWFKTATRWTQLTFVEDDPEKYDPAFWIDVFKRTKSNAVCLSAGGYVAYYPSAVPYHYVSKYLGDKDIFGALVDAARKLDMHVMARVDPHAIHDDAANSHPEWVMINADGTPRRHWAYPDVWVTNAYGDYNTVFMPEVVKEIVRKYDIDAVFANRWQGHGVDYSEDSARRFKDMFGHALPKKPDAEDPAWQAWVQWRRRVLTDMIAQWDDAVKAIRPHASFIPNMGGASLMEFDLSVIARHCPFLVVDHQGRKGLEVGWSAGRNGKRIRATFPDRPVVLITSIGPEEEYRWKDGVTSGEEMQLWINDGTAHGLYAWFTKFNGVVPDKRWVEPVADAFSLQAAVEPILESMKPTAEIAVIDPSTSLRHWAPEERHSAEKHDLGFYHALVEARLPFELLSDQVLTEENLDRFKLIVLANASCLSDAQNEAIRAYVARGGSVVASYETSLRDEFGKKRSEFGLSDVFGAKLVSGPRGIVKNTYVALSGDHPVNQGYEGAERIMGGTRIIHAEPTGNAATPFLYVPDFPDLPMEEVYPRKAPDGAAVIARETGKGGRTVYIPWNIGEIFWEVFAVDHGRLIANAVRWALGKTPRIEVKGPGVVDVALRENAAGIALSLFNLTNPMMMKGPIRENYPLAGQTVSVEIPEGKSIAKAWLVVTDRAANFSVRDGRAQVEVPDIERLEVLHLTWK, from the coding sequence ATGCTCGACGCCAGAAGACAGAACAGCGACACGCTGCGCACCCCGGATTGGTTCAAGACTGCAACACGCTGGACGCAGCTCACCTTCGTGGAGGACGATCCGGAAAAATATGATCCGGCCTTCTGGATCGACGTCTTCAAGCGCACAAAATCGAATGCGGTATGCCTCAGCGCCGGCGGCTATGTCGCCTATTATCCGAGCGCCGTTCCCTATCACTATGTGAGCAAATATCTGGGCGATAAGGACATCTTCGGCGCGCTCGTCGATGCCGCCCGAAAGCTCGACATGCACGTCATGGCCCGTGTCGATCCACATGCGATCCATGACGATGCCGCCAATTCTCACCCGGAATGGGTGATGATCAACGCCGACGGCACGCCCCGTCGCCACTGGGCCTATCCGGATGTTTGGGTCACCAATGCCTATGGCGATTACAACACCGTCTTCATGCCCGAAGTGGTCAAGGAAATCGTCCGCAAATATGACATCGACGCCGTCTTCGCCAATCGCTGGCAGGGCCACGGCGTCGACTATAGTGAAGACAGCGCCCGCCGCTTCAAGGATATGTTCGGTCACGCTCTGCCGAAGAAGCCGGACGCCGAGGATCCAGCCTGGCAGGCCTGGGTGCAATGGCGCCGCCGGGTTCTGACCGACATGATCGCCCAGTGGGACGATGCGGTCAAAGCGATCCGCCCGCATGCGAGCTTCATCCCCAATATGGGCGGCGCCTCGCTGATGGAATTCGACCTTTCTGTCATCGCCAGACATTGCCCCTTCCTCGTCGTCGATCATCAGGGCCGCAAGGGTCTGGAAGTCGGTTGGTCTGCCGGCCGCAACGGCAAGCGCATCCGCGCCACCTTTCCCGACCGTCCCGTCGTACTCATCACCTCGATCGGCCCCGAGGAGGAATATCGCTGGAAGGATGGCGTCACCTCCGGCGAGGAAATGCAGCTCTGGATCAATGACGGTACCGCCCACGGGCTTTACGCTTGGTTCACGAAGTTCAACGGAGTCGTGCCGGACAAACGCTGGGTGGAGCCGGTTGCCGACGCCTTTTCGCTGCAGGCGGCCGTCGAGCCTATTCTCGAAAGCATGAAGCCGACGGCCGAAATCGCCGTGATCGATCCTTCAACGTCACTCCGTCATTGGGCGCCGGAAGAGCGGCACAGCGCCGAAAAACACGACCTCGGCTTCTACCATGCGCTTGTCGAAGCCCGCCTGCCCTTTGAGCTGCTCTCCGACCAGGTTCTGACTGAGGAAAATCTCGATCGTTTCAAGCTGATCGTTCTTGCCAATGCCTCCTGCCTTTCGGATGCCCAGAATGAAGCAATCCGCGCCTATGTGGCGCGAGGCGGCAGCGTCGTTGCGTCCTACGAAACGTCGCTTCGCGATGAATTCGGCAAGAAGCGCAGCGAATTCGGCCTCTCGGATGTGTTCGGCGCCAAACTGGTTTCCGGCCCGCGCGGCATCGTCAAGAACACCTATGTGGCTCTCTCAGGCGATCACCCTGTCAATCAAGGCTATGAGGGTGCCGAGCGCATCATGGGTGGCACCCGCATCATTCACGCAGAGCCGACCGGCAACGCCGCGACCCCATTCCTCTATGTGCCGGATTTTCCGGATCTGCCGATGGAAGAAGTCTATCCGCGTAAGGCACCTGATGGAGCCGCCGTCATCGCCCGCGAAACCGGCAAAGGCGGGCGCACGGTCTATATACCGTGGAATATCGGCGAGATCTTCTGGGAGGTCTTTGCCGTCGATCATGGACGGCTGATTGCCAATGCCGTCCGCTGGGCACTCGGCAAGACACCGCGCATCGAGGTGAAGGGTCCGGGCGTTGTTGACGTGGCGCTGCGCGAAAATGCCGCCGGGATCGCGCTCAGCCTGTTCAATCTCACCAACCCGATGATGATGAAGGGGCCGATCCGGGAAAATTACCCTCTGGCGGGCCAGACGGTTTCGGTCGAAATTCCTGAGGGCAAGTCGATCGCCAAGGCGTGGCTTGTCGTCACCGACCGCGCCGCAAACTTCAGCGTGAGGGATGGACGGGCACAGGTGGAGGTGCCTGACATCGAACGGCTGGAGGTGCTGCACCTCACCTGGAAATGA
- a CDS encoding ABC transporter substrate-binding protein: MIKLKRRAFLAGTSAALFLPALPALAVDYKEANILKEKVSSGALPPLKDRLPENPLVVKPVESVGKYGGDWNMALVGGGSLSMLFRYQAYEPLLRYKPDWSGVTLNVAEAFDGNADSTEYTIRLRKGMKWSDGHPYTTADVKFWYDTILTDKRVAATGQGHWKSGGQPAKLEVVDEQTFKVIFEKPNGMFPLQVAWANNDQTTRCPKHYLEKFHIDYNPKADELAKQQGFESWIVAFQTASGFRDDNAFFLNSSKKPCLHAWMFTIAPGENTERAVAERNPFYWKVDTEGNQLPYMDRIVYQMVADPQVLLLKAMQGEIDFMDQYIATPNNKSVLYDAREQGQYDFYTLTSTEANVMNFIFNLNHNDETKRKLFRNKDFRAALSMALDRQSLIDAVLVGQGAPAQPSIKQSDPLYNEQLATQFTNYDVDKANAMLDTLIPKRDDQNFRLDEKGRRLTVIFEIDQARAVFLDLFQLVIPMFQAVGIDAQMRTMDRSLWETRVRQGRDFDATAHQFGANGGVAAMLDPRYYVPTDSNAMYAPAWQLWYLDRNNANAEEPPEETKKQLELYDKLKSTSDPAAQQEIMKQILQGAAENFYVFGISLPPDGYGIVKNNMKNITRTMPNSFGWPTPAPTMPEQFYKV; the protein is encoded by the coding sequence ATGATCAAGCTGAAACGTCGCGCGTTTCTGGCCGGGACCTCGGCCGCTCTGTTTTTGCCGGCGCTGCCTGCGCTAGCGGTGGACTACAAAGAAGCGAACATTCTGAAGGAGAAGGTTTCGAGTGGCGCATTGCCGCCGCTGAAGGACCGGCTGCCGGAAAATCCCCTCGTCGTCAAGCCGGTCGAAAGCGTCGGGAAATATGGCGGCGACTGGAACATGGCCCTTGTCGGCGGTGGTTCGCTCTCCATGCTGTTCCGTTACCAGGCATACGAGCCACTCCTCCGCTACAAGCCCGATTGGTCCGGCGTAACGCTCAACGTCGCCGAAGCCTTCGACGGCAATGCGGATTCCACCGAATATACCATCCGTCTGCGCAAGGGCATGAAATGGTCGGACGGACACCCTTACACCACTGCTGACGTGAAATTCTGGTACGACACCATCCTGACCGACAAGCGCGTCGCCGCCACCGGCCAGGGCCATTGGAAAAGCGGCGGCCAGCCGGCCAAGCTCGAAGTCGTGGACGAACAGACCTTCAAGGTCATCTTCGAGAAACCTAACGGTATGTTTCCGCTGCAGGTTGCTTGGGCCAACAACGATCAGACGACACGCTGTCCCAAGCACTATCTCGAGAAGTTCCACATCGACTATAATCCGAAAGCCGACGAGCTTGCCAAACAGCAGGGCTTTGAAAGCTGGATCGTCGCTTTCCAGACCGCTTCGGGCTTCCGGGACGACAACGCCTTCTTCCTGAACTCGTCTAAGAAGCCCTGCCTGCATGCCTGGATGTTCACCATTGCGCCCGGCGAGAATACCGAGCGGGCGGTCGCGGAGCGCAATCCCTTCTACTGGAAGGTCGATACCGAGGGTAATCAGCTGCCCTATATGGATCGCATCGTCTACCAGATGGTCGCCGATCCGCAGGTGCTGCTCTTGAAGGCCATGCAGGGCGAGATCGACTTCATGGACCAGTATATCGCCACGCCGAACAATAAGTCGGTTCTCTACGATGCGCGAGAGCAGGGACAATATGATTTCTACACGCTGACTTCGACTGAAGCCAATGTGATGAACTTCATCTTCAACCTGAACCATAACGACGAAACAAAGCGTAAGCTCTTCCGCAACAAGGACTTCCGCGCAGCGCTGTCGATGGCGCTCGATCGCCAGTCGCTGATCGATGCTGTCCTCGTTGGCCAGGGCGCTCCTGCCCAACCGTCGATCAAGCAGAGCGATCCGCTTTACAACGAACAGCTTGCCACCCAGTTCACGAACTATGACGTCGACAAGGCAAATGCCATGCTCGACACGCTCATCCCCAAACGAGACGACCAGAACTTCCGGCTGGACGAGAAAGGCCGCCGGCTGACGGTAATCTTCGAGATCGACCAAGCGCGTGCCGTCTTCCTTGATCTCTTCCAGCTCGTCATCCCAATGTTCCAGGCGGTCGGCATCGACGCGCAGATGCGCACGATGGACCGTTCGCTATGGGAAACCCGTGTCCGCCAGGGCCGCGATTTCGATGCGACGGCACATCAATTCGGTGCCAATGGCGGCGTCGCCGCAATGCTCGACCCGCGCTATTACGTGCCGACGGATTCCAACGCGATGTATGCGCCGGCTTGGCAGCTCTGGTATCTCGACCGCAACAACGCCAATGCGGAAGAGCCGCCGGAGGAGACGAAGAAGCAGCTTGAGCTTTATGACAAGCTGAAATCGACTTCCGATCCGGCCGCCCAGCAGGAGATCATGAAGCAGATCCTGCAGGGTGCTGCCGAGAATTTCTACGTTTTTGGCATTTCCCTGCCCCCGGATGGCTACGGCATCGTCAAGAACAATATGAAGAACATCACCAGGACCATGCCGAACTCGTTCGGCTGGCCGACGCCTGCTCCCACCATGCCGGAGCAGTTCTACAAGGTCTGA
- a CDS encoding mechanosensitive ion channel family protein, whose protein sequence is MNIRQMTEIAEQWLTTFILNEWTFFQLAIIVAGFGFASLLASRTEPAMEAKARLIKGNPDLLRVIIAFMRRMMWLFLVAWLWLANVVLSKSAWPSQRWLVSTALTLAAAWFVISVLTKIIRNPTLSRAVAIGSWGYIALYAVGLDGPVLSALDGLAINLGAVRLSLLLVLQVLVLAIALIWIAVLIGNMLSHWVQRSADLSPSIKVLISKFIKISLIIVAGAIALSATGVDLTALTIFSGAVGVGIGFGLQKVVSNFISGIIILVDKSIKPGDTITLGDTFGSIRDLRSRFVSVITRDGKEYLIPNEDFISQQVVNWSFSSDYVRIDVDFGTSYDSDPHQVVKIAIATASTVPRVANQYKPPVCWLTGFGASSLDFRLRFWISDPANGLTNVRGQVLMALWDAFKKAGVSIPFPHHEIIMKNPIEIKQPD, encoded by the coding sequence ATGAATATCAGGCAGATGACCGAGATCGCCGAGCAGTGGCTGACGACATTCATTCTAAACGAATGGACGTTCTTTCAGCTAGCGATCATCGTGGCCGGCTTCGGCTTTGCGTCCTTACTTGCGTCACGCACAGAGCCCGCGATGGAGGCAAAGGCGCGCCTGATCAAGGGTAATCCCGACCTGCTCCGGGTCATCATTGCCTTTATGCGCCGGATGATGTGGCTTTTCCTTGTGGCTTGGCTGTGGCTCGCCAATGTCGTGCTGAGCAAGAGCGCGTGGCCTTCGCAACGCTGGCTTGTGTCCACGGCTCTGACATTGGCAGCTGCATGGTTCGTCATCTCCGTCCTGACCAAGATTATTCGCAACCCAACCCTGTCGCGTGCCGTCGCGATCGGCAGCTGGGGCTACATCGCTCTTTATGCAGTCGGTCTTGATGGCCCGGTTCTCTCTGCTCTTGACGGGCTCGCGATCAATTTAGGTGCGGTGAGGCTCTCACTGCTGCTTGTGCTCCAAGTCCTCGTGCTGGCGATCGCCTTGATCTGGATCGCCGTCCTCATTGGCAATATGCTTTCACACTGGGTTCAGCGGTCGGCCGACCTGTCGCCTTCCATCAAGGTGTTGATCAGTAAATTCATCAAGATCAGCCTGATCATCGTTGCCGGCGCCATCGCTTTGTCGGCGACCGGCGTCGACCTTACTGCGCTGACCATTTTCTCAGGCGCAGTCGGAGTCGGAATAGGCTTCGGCCTTCAAAAGGTAGTATCGAACTTCATATCCGGCATAATCATTTTGGTCGACAAGTCGATCAAGCCGGGCGACACGATCACGCTTGGCGACACGTTCGGGTCGATCCGTGACCTGCGCTCGCGGTTTGTTTCCGTCATCACCCGCGATGGCAAAGAGTACCTCATTCCGAATGAAGACTTCATATCGCAGCAGGTCGTCAACTGGTCGTTCTCCAGTGATTATGTACGAATCGATGTTGACTTCGGGACGTCCTACGACAGCGACCCGCATCAAGTCGTTAAGATCGCCATTGCGACGGCATCGACCGTGCCCCGGGTCGCTAACCAGTATAAGCCACCTGTCTGCTGGCTGACCGGCTTTGGTGCTTCGTCGCTCGACTTTCGGCTTCGCTTCTGGATTTCGGATCCAGCGAACGGCCTTACGAATGTCCGTGGGCAAGTCCTGATGGCACTGTGGGATGCCTTCAAGAAAGCTGGCGTCTCTATCCCGTTTCCGCATCATGAAATCATCATGAAAAACCCCATAGAGATCAAACAACCAGACTGA